The genomic segment GGCCAGGCTCGCCGCCGCAGGCAACGAATACACGATCTTCCGGCTCGACTCCCTCTCGCGCGTCGCCGGCTCGACCGCCGAGAAGCTGCCCGTCAGCCTCAAGATCCTGCTGGAGAACCTCCTGCGGAACGAGGACGGCGCGTTCGTCCGCCCCGCCGACGTAGAATCGCTCGCGAAGTGGGCGCTCGCGCCGTACGCGCAGAAGGAGATCGCGTTCCGGACGGCGAGAGTGCTGCTGCAGGATTTCACCGGCGTGCCGGCCGTCGTGGATCTCGCGGCCATGCGGGACGCGCTCGCCCGGCTGGGCGGCGACCCCAAGCGCATCAACCCGCTGCAGCCGGTCGATCTCGTGATCGACCACTCGGTGCAGGTGGACGAGTACGGCTCGGACGCGGCGTTCCTCATCAACGCCAACCGCGAGTTCGAGCGGAATCAGGAGCGGTACGCGTTCCTGCGCTGGGGCCAGGGCGCGCTGCGCAACTTCCGCGTGGTGCCGCCCGACACCGGCATCGTGCACCAGGTGAATCTCGAGTACCTCGCGAGCGTGGTGTTCTCCCACCAGTTCGACGGCGAGATGCACGCGTATCCCGACTCGCTCGTGGGCACGGACTCGCACACCACCATGATCAACGGGCTCGGCGTGCTCGGCTGGGGCGTAGGCGGAATCGAAGCCGAGGCCGCCATGCTGGGCCAGCCCGTCTCGATGCTGATACCCGAAGTCGTCGGCTTCAAGCTGCACGGCGAGCTGCCGCCGGGCGCGACCGCGACGGACCTCGTTCTCACCGTGACGCAGATCCTGCGGCAAAAGAAAGTCGTCGGAAAGTTCGTCGAGTTCTACGGGCCGGGGCTGAGCAACCTGTCGCTCGCCGACCGCGCGACGATCGGGAACATGGCGCCGGAGTACGGCGCGACCATGGGCTTTTTTCCGGTGGACGACGAGACTCTCCGCTACCTGCGGCTCACCGGCCGCGATCCCGCGCACGTCGAGCTGGTCGAGCGGTACTGCAAGGAGCAGGGGATCTTCCGCACCGACGCCACACCCGACCCTGTCTTCAACGACACGGCCGAGCTCGATCTGAGCACCGTCGAGCCGAGCCTCGCGGGACCGAAACGGCCGCAGGACCGCGTGCCGCTCAAGATGGCCAAGCAGCTCTTCCGCGAATCGCTCGAGTCCGAGCTTGCGAAAGCGGGCACGCTTCAGGCGCTCGCGACCGTGCGCCAGGCCACGAACGTGTCGGCCGCGCCGGGGCTCGAGCCGAACACCGTCGCCGCTACCGCGGAAGAGCAGCAGCACATGCACGGCGCGGTGCCGGTGGAGATGGACGGGGTCACCTTCCCGCTGCGGCACGGCTCCGTAGTGATCGCGGCGATCACCAGCTGCACCAACACCTCCAACCCGAGCGTGATGCTCGCCGCCGGGCTGCTCGCCCGCAAGGCGGTGGCGAAGGGACTCTCCACCAAGCCGTGGGTGAAGACCAGCCTCGCGCCCGGCTCCAAGGTCGTGACGGACTACTTCGCCAAAGCCGGAGTCACGGACGCGCTCGACGCCCTCCGCTTCCATACGGTCGGATACGGCTGCACGACGTGCATCGGCAACTCGGGCCCTCTGCCCGAGCCGATCTCCGCCGCCGTCGAGGAGCACAAGCTCGTGGTCGCGGCAGTGCTGTCGGGCAACCGCAACTTCGAGGGGCGGATCAACCCGCACACGCGGTTCAACTATCTCGCGTCGCCGCCCCTGGTCGTGGCGTACGCGCTGGCCGGCCGCATGGACATCGACTTCAACACCGAGCCAATCGGTCCGGGCAAGGACGGGCCGGTGTACCTCCGCGACATTTGGCCCGCGCCAAAGGAAGTCGAGGACGAGATCCTTCGCTCCGTCAAGCAGGAGATGTTCACGACGCAGTACGCCAACGTCTTCGACGGCGACGACAACTGGCGCTCGCTCCCGACGCCGACCGGCGACCTGTACGAGTGGGACGCCCAGTCCACGTACGTGAAGAACCCACCGTTCTTCGACGGGATGACGCTGGAGCCGCCAGGCGTGCGCCCGATCCGCGGCGCGCGCTTGCTCGGAAAGTTCGGCGACTCGATCACCACCGACCACATCTCGCCGGCGGGCTCGATCCCGGCCGCGAGCCCCGCGGGCAAGTGGCTGATCGACCAGGGCGTGAAGTCCCGCGAGTTCAACTCGTACGGATCGCGCCGCGGCAACCACGAAGTGATGATGCGGGGGACGTTCGCCAACATCCGCCTGCGCAACGAGCTTTCGCCGGGAAAGGAAGGTTGGTGGACTGCGCTCGCTCCCGGCGGCGAGCCCGTGCCGCTGTACGACGCGGCGATGAGCTATAAGGCCGCGCGCACTCCCTTGCTGGTAATCGCCGGGAAGGAGTACGGCACCGGATCGTCCCGCGACTGGGCCGCCAAGGGAACCGCGCTGCTCGGCGTGCGCGCCGTGATCGCGGAGTCGTTCGAGCGGATCCATCGCTCGAATCTCGTGGGGATGGGCGTCCTGCCGCTGGAGTTCGTGAGCGACGAAACGCGCGAGACGCTGGGTCTCTCGGGCTTCGAGACGTACGACATCGAGGGGCTCGACGAGACGCTGCAGCCGCGCTCCGTGCTCACCGTGCGCGCGGTGGCGTCAGGCGGCGAAGTGAAGACGTTCCGTGCGCGCGCCCGCATCGACACGCCGGAAGAGCTCAGCTACTACCGGCACGGCGGGATTCTCCCGTACGTGTTGCGCCAGCTGCTGCATTGAGCGCGGGCGCGCGATGACGGGAAAGCCGTTCACCGTCGGCATCATCCAGGAGAAGGTCACCGGCGACGTCGCGGCCAACGTGGATCGCGCCATCGAGCGCGTGCGCGAGGCCGCGGGCCGCGGCGCGCAGATCGTCTGCCTCCAGGAGCTGTTCAACGCGCCGTACTTCTGCAAGTCGCAGCAGGTCGAGCGGTTCGATCTC from the Gemmatimonadaceae bacterium genome contains:
- the acnA gene encoding aconitate hydratase AcnA; this encodes MSHPNSFGARARLAAAGNEYTIFRLDSLSRVAGSTAEKLPVSLKILLENLLRNEDGAFVRPADVESLAKWALAPYAQKEIAFRTARVLLQDFTGVPAVVDLAAMRDALARLGGDPKRINPLQPVDLVIDHSVQVDEYGSDAAFLINANREFERNQERYAFLRWGQGALRNFRVVPPDTGIVHQVNLEYLASVVFSHQFDGEMHAYPDSLVGTDSHTTMINGLGVLGWGVGGIEAEAAMLGQPVSMLIPEVVGFKLHGELPPGATATDLVLTVTQILRQKKVVGKFVEFYGPGLSNLSLADRATIGNMAPEYGATMGFFPVDDETLRYLRLTGRDPAHVELVERYCKEQGIFRTDATPDPVFNDTAELDLSTVEPSLAGPKRPQDRVPLKMAKQLFRESLESELAKAGTLQALATVRQATNVSAAPGLEPNTVAATAEEQQHMHGAVPVEMDGVTFPLRHGSVVIAAITSCTNTSNPSVMLAAGLLARKAVAKGLSTKPWVKTSLAPGSKVVTDYFAKAGVTDALDALRFHTVGYGCTTCIGNSGPLPEPISAAVEEHKLVVAAVLSGNRNFEGRINPHTRFNYLASPPLVVAYALAGRMDIDFNTEPIGPGKDGPVYLRDIWPAPKEVEDEILRSVKQEMFTTQYANVFDGDDNWRSLPTPTGDLYEWDAQSTYVKNPPFFDGMTLEPPGVRPIRGARLLGKFGDSITTDHISPAGSIPAASPAGKWLIDQGVKSREFNSYGSRRGNHEVMMRGTFANIRLRNELSPGKEGWWTALAPGGEPVPLYDAAMSYKAARTPLLVIAGKEYGTGSSRDWAAKGTALLGVRAVIAESFERIHRSNLVGMGVLPLEFVSDETRETLGLSGFETYDIEGLDETLQPRSVLTVRAVASGGEVKTFRARARIDTPEELSYYRHGGILPYVLRQLLH